The following DNA comes from Lynx canadensis isolate LIC74 chromosome B1, mLynCan4.pri.v2, whole genome shotgun sequence.
CCGAGGGCTTATTCCTGCAAGACCTCGGCAATCTGGCTCAGTTCTGGGAGTGCTGTTCTTCCAGCTCGGGCGATGCCGACGGGGAGAGTTTTGGGGGGGATTCTCCAATCAGACTCTCCCCGATCTTGGACAGCACGGCGCTCAATCCACATTTGCTTGCTGGCAATCAGGAGCTCTTTTCAGATATTAATGAAGGATCTGGTATAAACTCTTGTTTTTCAGTGTTTGAAGTGCAATGCAGTAATTCTGTTTTACCGTTTTCTTTTGAAACACTCAACTTGGGGaatgaaaatacagattctaGTGCTAATATGCTTGGGAAAACACAGTCTAGATTGCTAATATGGACCAAAAATAGTGCCTTTGAAGAAAACGAACACTGTTCTAATCTCTCAACGAGAACTTGTAGCCCATGGTCCCATTCGGAAGAGACGCGTTCGGACAACGAGACGTTAAATATTCAGTTTGAAGAGTCCACGCAGTTTAACGCAGAAGATATGAATTATGTGGTTCCTAGAGTCTCATCAAATTATGTAGATGAAGAGCTCCTAGATTTCCTGCAAGACGAAACTTGCCAGCAAAACAGTAGAACGTTGGGAGAAATTCCCACCTTAGTCTTCAAACAAACATCGAAGCTAGAATCCGTCTGCGGTATTCAGCTGGAACAAAAGACGGAACCCAAGACCTTGGAAACTGCGCGAGGCTGTGGCGAGAGCGGTCCACGTGGAGGCGGTTACAGCTCAGGGGTCATTAAAGACATTTGGACACAGATGGCAGACGGGGGTTCTGTCGCTACGGCGGACGTGGAGCGAACGGACGAGGAGTTGTTCCCGACAGATGTCAACAACTACTGCTGCTGCCTGGACGCCGAGGCCGAGGCGGAGACCCTCCGGGAGCCCAGCAAGGCCGTGCAGAGGTCGGAGTACCGTCTGTGGGAGGGCCAGAAGGAGAGCCCGGAGAAGAGAGCTTTCGCGTCCGGGGAGCTGTCGAAGGTGGACGGTGGCGACTACACGACGCCCTCGAAACCTTGGGACGTGGCCCAGGACAAAGAGAACACCTTCATTCTCGGAGGAGTTTACGGAGAACTCAAGACCTTCAGCAGTGACGGGGAGTGGGCGGTCGTCCCGCCCGGTCCCACGAAAGGAAGCCTGCTGCAGTGCGCGGCCTCTGACGTGGTGACCATAGCAGGTACGGATGTCTTCATGACCCCGGGAAACAGTTTCGCTCCCGGTCACAGGCAGTTGTGGAAACCCTTCGTGTCGTTTGAGCAGAACGATCCGCCGAGGAGTGGGGAAAATGGATTAAATAAgggattttcttttatcttccatGAAGACTTACTAGGAGCTTGTGGTAACTTTCAGGTTGAGGATCCTGGGCTTGaatattccttctcttcctttgacTTAAGCAATCCGTTCTCACAAGTCCTTCACGTGGAGTGTTCATTCGAACCCGAAGGGATTGCCTCTTTCAGCCCCAGTTTTAAGCCGAAATCCATCCTGTGCTCTGATTCGGACGGCGAAGTTTTTCACCCCAGGATATGTGGCGTCGACAGAACACAGTACAGGGCTATTCGGATCTCTCCGAGGACTCACTTCCGCCCCATTTCTGCGTCCGAGCTGTCCCCAGGAGGAGGAAGCGAGTCGGAATTTGAATCTGAGAAAGAGGAAGCAAATATTCCCATTCCTTCTCAAGCCGATGCGTTTGAAGATCCACAGGCAGATCTCCAGCCGCTGGAAgaagatgcggagaaagaagGCCATTACTATGGAAAATCAGAGCTCGAGTCTGGAAAGTTCCTTCCCAGGTTAAAAAAGTCTGGCATGGAAAAGAGCGCTCAGACGTCACTGGATTCTCAGGAGGAATCAGCCGGGATTCTGCCAGCGGGGAAGCGGAATCAGTGTCTGGAGTGTAGCATGAATGAGTCTCCGGAAATTGCTTTAGAAAGCTCAGAAGCAAATTGTAAAATAATGGCACAATGCgaggaagaaattaataatttttgcAGTTGCAAAGCAGGTTGTCAGTTTCCTGCTTATGAAGATAATCCAGTTTCTTCGGGACAGCTGGAAGAGgtaggtgtgtgcgtgtgttggtACGTGATGAAAGCTGTGCATTGGACTTGAATGTAAGGACAGCCGTATCGGGCGGTGAAGGATAGATAGGGTTCAGTTATTGGGAAATCAGCTTAAATGTCTTAAAACGTACGTTCTCATGACTTTACATAAGGACTTAAAGTGGATTTGATGTTTATAAATTTGAGCCAGACAGGAGACGTCTTCTGCAgaggaaagacatttttaaatcacAGGATAGGAGCTTCTCGAGTGTTGTCTTGATCTGCACGTACCGTGCGTCGGGCAGAACCTCATCCTCAAGCGTTCCAGACTGGGAAGGTGAAGGATCGGGAAGTGGCTCCGAACTCCGCAGAAGGCCCTTTGCTCTTTGGAAGCCGAAGCGGACGGTTTCTTTAATTAAGTAGCGAGCGAGCGAGCCCGCCCGAGGGCCTCCGAGAGGCTGATCGGTTTGAAACTTAGTTTCACACGTAAAATAAACCACGTCTATGTCGAGTGCTCTCGCGTGGATTGTGGTACGGGTGAAAACTAGCCCACGGTCCAGATGTGGCAGAAGGGCTTCCGCAGAACCACGATGACGTTCCTCGCTTTGTCCCAAGCACATACTCCTCGAGCTGTGTGGATTGCGTGTTGAGTCTGTCAGACGAGGTTCATTAGTAGTAGTTTTGTGAATGGGAGTCACGATCCCCTTTGTTCCCGAGAAGTGGTTCGAGGTTCAATTGAGTGCGCTAGAAATCACACTTGAGGTAATAACCTGTTTCACAACAAAGCACAGTGATCTGCCTGTTTCCCAGCCGTTATTTGGCCGTGCCTGGCCTTTTTCCCGGAGCAGCTTATTAAAAAGATAGTTGGAGGTGTTTACAAGTCCTGCCTCGAGTGGCCAGAGAGCCACTAGATGTCCTACCTGCCATCTGTCCCCGTGCCCgctccacccacctctcctgtGTCTAAATCCTAACTGTACCCCCCTGTACCAAGAGGCTCTCCAGACCCCACCGCCTTTTGACCGGCTCCCtgattccttccctctctccttctccacccccaccagcaTCGGAAGtaatttctcccttctcttaCTTCTCATGCACCCTGTGCCTCTTTCTctattgcattttcctttttttttgtttcttttttttttaatgcttgcttatttttgagagacagagacagagtgtgagcaggggaggggcagagcaagagaagacagaatcggaggcaggctccaggctctgggctgtcagcacggagcccagcgcggggctcgagctcccgagccacgagatcgtgacctgaccccgagttggacagttaaccgactgagccacccaggtgccccacatttccCATTTTTCGTGAGTCACGTATGTACTTTTTCTTGTTAGGTTATAAGCTCCTTACGGATATAgactctgccttcctcccttgcGGGGTCAGTGCCTACGTGGGACGCGGGTGCTCGTGATGGGAGGAAGCCCCACAGAGAGTCACTGCTCTGGTTGGCTTGCCCAGAGACCTGTAGGTGTGAACTGAATCCCATTGAAACGTTGAAATCCGAGCTGccaagaaagaaaaccaataatGTTGTTAGCCTTTATCTGTCTGTTTATTGCCCCTCTTTTTATCCTCGAATTTTCCTTTATGTACTTTGTATTTCACCTGGTTCcagattgggaagaaagaaaaagagggaagaagcgAGATTCTACATCATACCACTGCCATATTCCTTCGCTTTCTAGTATGTTGATGGATTTACGTGTTATCAGCATTCTGGGTTGTCTTGGAAGGCCTCTAGTAAAGTCCTCAGAGGGCCTTGCGGGGTTGTCTGCTGGTCTCCCTGCAGCCGTGGCTCTCGGCCCGGCCTCTGGGCAGAGGTGCTGGGGTGTAGAGTGGGGTCAGAGCTCCCATCATAGATTGATCTGAGGTATGGGGAGGTTGGGAGACGGTCTGACAGGACAGCACGGGGCCAGGCTTGGAGCAGAGTGTATACCTTTCCACCGTCATACTGCCTGGTCAGTCTAGGGGAGTCCCTACGAGGGTCGTCTTCCCCCCTTTCCCGAGAGGGGGCAGTCTGGGAGCCCCGTTGTAAAGGTCACTGTTGAAAGGCCACCTTTTCAGAGCGGGTGGACTAACGTGTAGGAattctaggggtacctggcttGTTCAGTGGCAGAGCAtcgacttttgatctcggggtggtgatggtgagttcaagccccttgggTTGGGTGCAGAGTTTCCttggaaatgacaaaataaaacaaaaaagttaaaatgtagaAATTCTAATAGCATTGGTGCCCAGGAGCGTGGATTCTTTTCAAAAGTTCAGTTCAGTCAGTTTCAGCAAACACGTTTTGAATACCTGTTACCTGCTTATCGCTAAGGTAGATGTTCTGGACGAACAGGACATCATCCTTGCCCTTGAAGAATTCAGTCTTGTTACGAAGACCAG
Coding sequences within:
- the KIAA0232 gene encoding uncharacterized protein KIAA0232 homolog isoform X7, translating into MRPVCTVAVDGLPSESSSASSPGPAPVSEMSLLHALGPVQTWLGQELEKCGIDAMIYTRYVLSLLLHDSYDYDLQEQENDIFLGWEKGAYKKWGKSKKKCSDLTLEEMKKQAAVQCLRSASDESSGIETLVEELCSRLKDLQSKQEEKIHKKLEGSPSPEAELSPTAKDQVEMYYEAFPPLSEKPVCLQEIMTVWNRSKVCSYSSSSSSSTAPPASTDTSSPKDCNSEGEASKERSREAGTTAHERAQSKSRSEKEDRFGHGATEEKPALYKKQVRHKPEGRIRPRSWSSGSSEAGSSSSGPRGELKASVKCVKVRHKTREVRNKKGRNGPGRLSLKPGDKAERAVHAAGSSSSGSGGGGGSVKPLCRRGKRPLKDPGRRDPGSAEGRDLSLESRNDREYKEEPLWYTEPIAEYFVPLSRKSKLETTYRNRPDASDLPSEAVDELSESVHGLCISNNNMHKTYLAAGTFIDGHFVEMPAVINEDVDLTGTSFCPLPEDNKYLDGIHLSELTHFYEVDIDQSMLDPGASETTQGESRILNMIRQKSKEKTDFEAECCIVLDGMELQGERAIWTDSTSSVGAEGLFLQDLGNLAQFWECCSSSSGDADGESFGGDSPIRLSPILDSTALNPHLLAGNQELFSDINEGSGINSCFSVFEVQCSNSVLPFSFETLNLGNENTDSSANMLGKTQSRLLIWTKNSAFEENEHCSNLSTRTCSPWSHSEETRSDNETLNIQFEESTQFNAEDMNYVVPRVSSNYVDEELLDFLQDETCQQNSRTLGEIPTLVFKQTSKLESVCGIQLEQKTEPKTLETARGCGESGPRGGGYSSGVIKDIWTQMADGGSVATADVERTDEELFPTDVNNYCCCLDAEAEAETLREPSKAVQRSEYRLWEGQKESPEKRAFASGELSKVDGGDYTTPSKPWDVAQDKENTFILGGVYGELKTFSSDGEWAVVPPGPTKGSLLQCAASDVVTIAGTDVFMTPGNSFAPGHRQLWKPFVSFEQNDPPRSGENGLNKGFSFIFHEDLLGACGNFQVEDPGLEYSFSSFDLSNPFSQVLHVECSFEPEGIASFSPSFKPKSILCSDSDGEVFHPRICGVDRTQYRAIRISPRTHFRPISASELSPGGGSESEFESEKEEANIPIPSQADAFEDPQADLQPLEEDAEKEGHYYGKSELESGKFLPRLKKSGMEKSAQTSLDSQEESAGILPAGKRNQCLEFRRVLFRCIYLFS
- the KIAA0232 gene encoding uncharacterized protein KIAA0232 homolog isoform X6; translation: MRPVCTVAVDGLPSESSSASSPGPAPVSEMSLLHALGPVQTWLGQELEKCGIDAMIYTRYVLSLLLHDSYDYDLQEQENDIFLGWEKGAYKKWGKSKKKCSDLTLEEMKKQAAVQCLRSASDESSGIETLVEELCSRLKDLQSKQEEKIHKKLEGSPSPEAELSPTAKDQVEMYYEAFPPLSEKPVCLQEIMTVWNRSKVCSYSSSSSSSTAPPASTDTSSPKDCNSEGEASKERSREAGTTAHERAQSKSRSEKEDRFGHGATEEKPALYKKQVRHKPEGRIRPRSWSSGSSEAGSSSSGPRGELKASVKCVKVRHKTREVRNKKGRNGPGRLSLKPGDKAERAVHAAGSSSSGSGGGGGSVKPLCRRGKRPLKDPGRRDPGSAEGRDLSLESRNDREYKEEPLWYTEPIAEYFVPLSRKSKLETTYRNRPDASDLPSEAVDELSESVHGLCISNNNMHKTYLAAGTFIDGHFVEMPAVINEDVDLTGTSFCPLPEDNKYLDGIHLSELTHFYEVDIDQSMLDPGASETTQGESRILNMIRQKSKEKTDFEAECCIVLDGMELQGERAIWTDSTSSVGAEGLFLQDLGNLAQFWECCSSSSGDADGESFGGDSPIRLSPILDSTALNPHLLAGNQELFSDINEGSGINSCFSVFEVQCSNSVLPFSFETLNLGNENTDSSANMLGKTQSRLLIWTKNSAFEENEHCSNLSTRTCSPWSHSEETRSDNETLNIQFEESTQFNAEDMNYVVPRVSSNYVDEELLDFLQDETCQQNSRTLGEIPTLVFKQTSKLESVCGIQLEQKTEPKTLETARGCGESGPRGGGYSSGVIKDIWTQMADGGSVATADVERTDEELFPTDVNNYCCCLDAEAEAETLREPSKAVQRSEYRLWEGQKESPEKRAFASGELSKVDGGDYTTPSKPWDVAQDKENTFILGGVYGELKTFSSDGEWAVVPPGPTKGSLLQCAASDVVTIAGTDVFMTPGNSFAPGHRQLWKPFVSFEQNDPPRSGENGLNKGFSFIFHEDLLGACGNFQVEDPGLEYSFSSFDLSNPFSQVLHVECSFEPEGIASFSPSFKPKSILCSDSDGEVFHPRICGVDRTQYRAIRISPRTHFRPISASELSPGGGSESEFESEKEEANIPIPSQADAFEDPQADLQPLEEDAEKEGHYYGKSELESGKFLPRLKKSGMEKSAQTSLDSQEESAGILPAGKRNQCLEFRRVLFRSVETVPFIPGVFCL
- the KIAA0232 gene encoding uncharacterized protein KIAA0232 homolog isoform X5, giving the protein MRPVCTVAVDGLPSESSSASSPGPAPVSEMSLLHALGPVQTWLGQELEKCGIDAMIYTRYVLSLLLHDSYDYDLQEQENDIFLGWEKGAYKKWGKSKKKCSDLTLEEMKKQAAVQCLRSASDESSGIETLVEELCSRLKDLQSKQEEKIHKKLEGSPSPEAELSPTAKDQVEMYYEAFPPLSEKPVCLQEIMTVWNRSKVCSYSSSSSSSTAPPASTDTSSPKDCNSEGEASKERSREAGTTAHERAQSKSRSEKEDRFGHGATEEKPALYKKQVRHKPEGRIRPRSWSSGSSEAGSSSSGPRGELKASVKCVKVRHKTREVRNKKGRNGPGRLSLKPGDKAERAVHAAGSSSSGSGGGGGSVKPLCRRGKRPLKDPGRRDPGSAEGRDLSLESRNDREYKEEPLWYTEPIAEYFVPLSRKSKLETTYRNRPDASDLPSEAVDELSESVHGLCISNNNMHKTYLAAGTFIDGHFVEMPAVINEDVDLTGTSFCPLPEDNKYLDGIHLSELTHFYEVDIDQSMLDPGASETTQGESRILNMIRQKSKEKTDFEAECCIVLDGMELQGERAIWTDSTSSVGAEGLFLQDLGNLAQFWECCSSSSGDADGESFGGDSPIRLSPILDSTALNPHLLAGNQELFSDINEGSGINSCFSVFEVQCSNSVLPFSFETLNLGNENTDSSANMLGKTQSRLLIWTKNSAFEENEHCSNLSTRTCSPWSHSEETRSDNETLNIQFEESTQFNAEDMNYVVPRVSSNYVDEELLDFLQDETCQQNSRTLGEIPTLVFKQTSKLESVCGIQLEQKTEPKTLETARGCGESGPRGGGYSSGVIKDIWTQMADGGSVATADVERTDEELFPTDVNNYCCCLDAEAEAETLREPSKAVQRSEYRLWEGQKESPEKRAFASGELSKVDGGDYTTPSKPWDVAQDKENTFILGGVYGELKTFSSDGEWAVVPPGPTKGSLLQCAASDVVTIAGTDVFMTPGNSFAPGHRQLWKPFVSFEQNDPPRSGENGLNKGFSFIFHEDLLGACGNFQVEDPGLEYSFSSFDLSNPFSQVLHVECSFEPEGIASFSPSFKPKSILCSDSDGEVFHPRICGVDRTQYRAIRISPRTHFRPISASELSPGGGSESEFESEKEEANIPIPSQADAFEDPQADLQPLEEDAEKEGHYYGKSELESGKFLPRLKKSGMEKSAQTSLDSQEESAGILPAGKRNQCLECSMNESPEIALESSEANCKIMAQCEEEINNFCSCKAGCQFPAYEDNPVSSGQLEETGDVFCRGKTFLNHRIGASRVLS
- the KIAA0232 gene encoding uncharacterized protein KIAA0232 homolog isoform X3, producing the protein MRPVCTVAVDGLPSESSSASSPGPAPVSEMSLLHALGPVQTWLGQELEKCGIDAMIYTRYVLSLLLHDSYDYDLQEQSSGIETLVEELCSRLKDLQSKQEEKIHKKLEGSPSPEAELSPTAKDQVEMYYEAFPPLSEKPVCLQEIMTVWNRSKVCSYSSSSSSSTAPPASTDTSSPKDCNSEGEASKERSREAGTTAHERAQSKSRSEKEDRFGHGATEEKPALYKKQVRHKPEGRIRPRSWSSGSSEAGSSSSGPRGELKASVKCVKVRHKTREVRNKKGRNGPGRLSLKPGDKAERAVHAAGSSSSGSGGGGGSVKPLCRRGKRPLKDPGRRDPGSAEGRDLSLESRNDREYKEEPLWYTEPIAEYFVPLSRKSKLETTYRNRPDASDLPSEAVDELSESVHGLCISNNNMHKTYLAAGTFIDGHFVEMPAVINEDVDLTGTSFCPLPEDNKYLDGIHLSELTHFYEVDIDQSMLDPGASETTQGESRILNMIRQKSKEKTDFEAECCIVLDGMELQGERAIWTDSTSSVGAEGLFLQDLGNLAQFWECCSSSSGDADGESFGGDSPIRLSPILDSTALNPHLLAGNQELFSDINEGSGINSCFSVFEVQCSNSVLPFSFETLNLGNENTDSSANMLGKTQSRLLIWTKNSAFEENEHCSNLSTRTCSPWSHSEETRSDNETLNIQFEESTQFNAEDMNYVVPRVSSNYVDEELLDFLQDETCQQNSRTLGEIPTLVFKQTSKLESVCGIQLEQKTEPKTLETARGCGESGPRGGGYSSGVIKDIWTQMADGGSVATADVERTDEELFPTDVNNYCCCLDAEAEAETLREPSKAVQRSEYRLWEGQKESPEKRAFASGELSKVDGGDYTTPSKPWDVAQDKENTFILGGVYGELKTFSSDGEWAVVPPGPTKGSLLQCAASDVVTIAGTDVFMTPGNSFAPGHRQLWKPFVSFEQNDPPRSGENGLNKGFSFIFHEDLLGACGNFQVEDPGLEYSFSSFDLSNPFSQVLHVECSFEPEGIASFSPSFKPKSILCSDSDGEVFHPRICGVDRTQYRAIRISPRTHFRPISASELSPGGGSESEFESEKEEANIPIPSQADAFEDPQADLQPLEEDAEKEGHYYGKSELESGKFLPRLKKSGMEKSAQTSLDSQEESAGILPAGKRNQCLECSMNESPEIALESSEANCKIMAQCEEEINNFCSCKAGCQFPAYEDNPVSSGQLEEQFPVLNTDVQGMNRSQEKQTWWEKALYSPLFPASECEECYTNAKGENGIEECPDGKDMPSNEERPLDFNRVSSVYEARCAGERNAGAKPNGFHRKISSSASSGSEGSGSDGGGEWADPGEEELFSRTHL
- the KIAA0232 gene encoding uncharacterized protein KIAA0232 homolog isoform X4 translates to MRPVCTVAVDGLPSESSSASSPGPAPVSEMSLLHALGPVQTWLGQELEKCGIDAMIYTRYVLSLLLHDSYDYDLQEQENDIFLGWEKGAYKKWGKSKKKCSDLTLEEMKKQAAVQCLRSASDESSGIETLVEELCSRLKDLQSKQEEKIHKKLEGSPSPEAELSPTAKDQVEMYYEAFPPLSEKPVCLQEIMTVWNRSKVCSYSSSSSSSTAPPASTDTSSPKDCNSEGEASKERSREAGTTAHERAQSKSRSEKEDRFGHGATEEKPALYKKQVRHKPEGRIRPRSWSSGSSEAGSSSSGPRGELKASVKCVKVRHKTREVRNKKGRNGPGRLSLKPGDKAERAVHAAGSSSSGSGGGGGSVKPLCRRGKRPLKDPGRRDPGSAEGRDLSLESRNDREYKEEPLWYTEPIAEYFVPLSRKSKLETTYRNRPDASDLPSEAVDELSESVHGLCISNNNMHKTYLAAGTFIDGHFVEMPAVINEDVDLTGTSFCPLPEDNKYLDGIHLSELTHFYEVDIDQSMLDPGASETTQGESRILNMIRQKSKEKTDFEAECCIVLDGMELQGERAIWTDSTSSVGAEGLFLQDLGNLAQFWECCSSSSGDADGESFGGDSPIRLSPILDSTALNPHLLAGNQELFSDINEGSGINSCFSVFEVQCSNSVLPFSFETLNLGNENTDSSANMLGKTQSRLLIWTKNSAFEENEHCSNLSTRTCSPWSHSEETRSDNETLNIQFEESTQFNAEDMNYVVPRVSSNYVDEELLDFLQDETCQQNSRTLGEIPTLVFKQTSKLESVCGIQLEQKTEPKTLETARGCGESGPRGGGYSSGVIKDIWTQMADGGSVATADVERTDEELFPTDVNNYCCCLDAEAEAETLREPSKAVQRSEYRLWEGQKESPEKRAFASGELSKVDGGDYTTPSKPWDVAQDKENTFILGGVYGELKTFSSDGEWAVVPPGPTKGSLLQCAASDVVTIAGTDVFMTPGNSFAPGHRQLWKPFVSFEQNDPPRSGENGLNKGFSFIFHEDLLGACGNFQVEDPGLEYSFSSFDLSNPFSQVLHVECSFEPEGIASFSPSFKPKSILCSDSDGEVFHPRICGVDRTQYRAIRISPRTHFRPISASELSPGGGSESEFESEKEEANIPIPSQADAFEDPQADLQPLEEDAEKEGHYYGKSELESGKFLPRLKKSGMEKSAQTSLDSQEESAGILPAGKRNQCLECSMNESPEIALESSEANCKIMAQCEEEINNFCSCKAGCQFPAYEDNPVSSGQLEEQFPVLNTDVQGMNRSQEKQTWWEKALYSPLFPASECEGVFCL